The following are from one region of the Planctomycetia bacterium genome:
- a CDS encoding ParA family protein, producing the protein MARVLCVANQKGGVGKTTTAINLAVGLAKSGAHTLLVDLDPQCNATSGLGAKPLNRHPLVRNTPLVEAIVPTATPGLELLAGCRNFEDIEALAHGDPAHATQLRQQLVNGAAGYDYVLLDCPPSLGKLTRTALAASTEVIMPIQCEYYAMEGLAQMIQVVRDVIQAYPNRLAFGGIILTMYDHTLELTREVDEEVREFFGEIVFETVIPRDPWVCEAPSHGKSVLDHAPRSRGARAYAELCRELLEQN; encoded by the coding sequence GTGGCGCGGGTGTTGTGCGTGGCGAATCAGAAAGGCGGCGTCGGGAAGACGACGACCGCCATTAACCTGGCCGTCGGCCTGGCCAAGAGCGGCGCGCACACACTGCTGGTTGATCTCGATCCGCAGTGCAACGCCACGAGCGGATTGGGCGCCAAGCCGCTCAATCGCCACCCCCTCGTCCGCAATACGCCGCTGGTCGAGGCCATCGTCCCGACCGCAACTCCTGGCCTTGAGTTGCTCGCCGGCTGCCGGAACTTCGAGGATATCGAGGCCCTGGCCCATGGCGACCCGGCCCACGCCACGCAGCTACGCCAACAATTGGTGAACGGCGCCGCGGGCTACGACTATGTCCTGCTGGACTGTCCGCCGTCGCTGGGGAAGCTGACGCGGACGGCCTTGGCGGCCTCGACTGAGGTGATTATGCCGATCCAATGCGAGTACTACGCCATGGAGGGGCTCGCGCAGATGATCCAGGTGGTCCGCGACGTCATCCAGGCCTACCCCAATCGGCTGGCCTTTGGCGGCATTATCCTCACCATGTACGATCACACGCTGGAACTGACGCGTGAAGTGGATGAAGAGGTTCGGGAGTTTTTCGGGGAAATCGTGTTCGAAACGGTAATTCCGCGGGATCCGTGGGTCTGCGAGGCCCCGAGCCACGGGAAGTCGGTCCTCGACCACGCCCCCCGCTCGCGAGGGGCACGCGCCTACGCGGAACTATGTCGAGAGTTGCTCGAGCAAAACTGA
- a CDS encoding ParB/RepB/Spo0J family partition protein, protein MAKERRLGRGLEALLALPNEDGGDMQIATAPLESARVSVFEIDPNPYQPRQDFDQAEIDSLAESIREHGLIQPIVVRRLGERYQLVAGDRRLRASIKAGLSDVPVHLLELDDRRLAELAIVENLQRKDLNAIEKAASFQSYLKKFGCTQEDLAGRLQLDRSTVANLIRLLELPDEVQQAVRRGEVTPGHARALLPLEEREQINFCRRIQAEQLSVRSVESLVNTAIHEANEGDATASPKATAAAKRTRTRTPHRASLEQELRSALGAKVDIISNARGRGRIVIHFGGHEEFERLFAQLRGGEGTQRQAG, encoded by the coding sequence ATGGCCAAGGAACGACGACTGGGACGCGGCCTGGAAGCTCTGCTGGCGCTGCCCAACGAGGACGGAGGCGACATGCAAATCGCCACGGCGCCGCTGGAATCCGCGCGGGTCAGCGTGTTCGAGATCGACCCGAATCCCTACCAACCCCGGCAGGATTTCGACCAGGCCGAGATTGACTCGCTGGCCGAGAGTATTCGCGAGCATGGGCTGATTCAGCCCATCGTCGTGCGCCGACTTGGTGAGCGTTATCAACTCGTGGCCGGCGATCGCCGCTTGCGCGCGTCGATCAAGGCCGGATTGTCCGACGTCCCGGTGCATCTCCTGGAACTCGACGACCGGCGCCTGGCAGAGCTGGCGATCGTCGAGAACTTGCAGCGCAAAGATCTCAACGCCATCGAAAAGGCGGCGTCGTTTCAGAGCTATCTGAAAAAGTTCGGCTGCACGCAGGAAGACCTGGCCGGCCGCTTGCAGCTCGATCGCTCGACTGTGGCGAACCTGATTCGCTTGCTCGAACTTCCTGACGAGGTGCAACAAGCCGTGCGCCGCGGCGAGGTCACGCCCGGCCACGCGCGGGCGCTCTTGCCACTGGAAGAGCGCGAGCAAATCAACTTCTGCCGTCGCATTCAGGCCGAACAACTGAGCGTGCGCAGCGTCGAAAGCCTGGTGAATACGGCGATCCATGAGGCGAACGAAGGAGACGCGACGGCATCTCCCAAAGCGACCGCCGCGGCGAAACGCACGCGAACCCGAACGCCGCATCGGGCGTCGTTAGAACAGGAGCTACGCAGCGCGCTCGGCGCCAAAGTGGACATCATCTCCAACGCCCGAGGTCGCGGCCGGATCGTCATTCACTTCGGCGGGCACGAAGAGTTCGAGCGGCTGTTCGCGCAGCTGCGCGGCGGCGAGGGGACGCAGCGGCAGGCGGGGTAA